One window from the genome of Rhizoctonia solani chromosome 15, complete sequence encodes:
- a CDS encoding carbonic anhydrase, with amino-acid sequence MRLLASAIVGALFVSAAPANLAGGHEHEHEHEHSLVTRADGTKVAVVACMDPRINMDFLLKQLSLTSANSYIVRNAGGRAKEALRSVIVSQEFLGTSEVHVVHHTDCGMANQSEGSMRKRFYKSDDKSRTVMVNDMEFLPIRTTNYTESVLDDTALIESHPLVKAGSKVYPTAA; translated from the exons ATGCGCCTTCTTGCTTCGGCCATCGTCGGGGCTCTCTTCGTCTCTGCGGCTCCTGCCAACCTCGCTGGAGGGCACGAGCACGAGCACGAACACGAACACTCTCTCGTAACTCGTGCGGACGGAACTAAA GTTGCTGTTG TTGCCTGCATGGAC CCTCGTATCAA CATGGACTTCCTTCTCAAGCAACTCAGCCTTACGTCTGCCAATTCATACATCGTCCGCAACGCTGGCGGTAGGGC AAAGGAAGCGCTTCGATCGGTTATAGTCAGCCAGGAGTTCCTCGGCACAAGCGAAGTACACGTCGTCCACCATACTGATTGCGGAATGG CCAACCAATCCGAGGGAAGTATGCGCAAGAGGTTCTACAAATCCGACGACAAATCCCGCACAGTCATGGTCAACGATATGGAATTTTTGCCAATTCGTACCACG AACTATACCGAATCGGTCCTTGACGACACTGCGCTCATCGAGTCTCACCCTCTGGTCAAGGCCGGCAGCAAG GTGTACCCCACGGCTGCCTAA
- a CDS encoding cuticle-degrading protease has translation MRSTFILACLASSVCTVFAGPCLLPSPDSPVIDPLPLPSPKQKTQRRSVQVRTLENAPVRIQSRIHYGQPSKATPRNSTTKPWTMFGNPRTWNRFSKTSKSSLRKCQVAARGMGYESSPLVKRVNGTGVDIYQIDTGIYTAHTQFGGRAKWGATFGGYPNADGNGHGTALASIIVGSTYGVATRANITAIKGESIKINHGASITHMIDLAPQAFGDDGSANLSDIISGINWVITNSGPAATRKAIISITVTISGYQPFDNAVTNALNAGIHVVVPAGDQNVDASTISPARVAAAVTVGAVAANGSKLATSNFGSVVDVWGPGRNVPVAWISSPSAALTLVGTTASAASNVAGILAVAIDNHGNKSPAALQADLKSNAQTVNGFLIPKVW, from the exons ATGCGCTCCACATTCATCCTCGCATGCTTGGCCTCGTCAGTCTGCACCGTGTTCGCAGGACCG TGTCTCCTCCCATCCCCAGACTCGCCTGTTATtgaccccctccccctcccctcccccaAACAGAAAACTCAAAGACGGAGTGTCCAAGTCCGCACACTTGAAAACGCTCCTGTCCGGATCCAAAGTCGCATACACTACGGCCAGCCTTCCAAGGCTACGCCGCGCAACTCGACGACCAAGCCTTGGACTATGTTCGGAAATCCAAGGACGTGGAATCGATTTTCCAAGACGTCCAAGTCCAGCTTGAGGAAAT gtcaagttgccgcgcGTGGTATGGGCTATGAGAGTTCACCTCTTGTCAAAAGAGTGAATGGCACGGGCGTGGATATTTACCAAATTGATACT GGCATATACACTGCCCACACGCAATTCGGCGGTCGTGCCAAGTGGGGAGCTACTTTTGGTGGA TACCCGAACGCGGACGGAAATGGACACGGTACAG CCCTGGCGAGCATCATCGTAGGCTCCACATATGGAGTCGCTACCCGGGCCAACATCACGGCTATCAAAGGTGAGTCGATCAAGATCAATCACGGAGCATCCATTACTCACATGATCGACCTCGCTCCACAAGCCTTTGGCGACGACGGCTCTGCGAATCTGTCGGACATCATCTCAGGTATCAACTGGGTGATCACCAACTCTGGACCCGCGGCTACCAGAAAGGCAATCATCAGTATTACTGTGACGATTTCCGGGTACCAGCCCTTTGACAATGCAGTTACCAACGCCCTCAACGCCGGGATCCACGTGGTCGTCCCTGCCGGAGACCAAAACGTGGATGCATCGACGATCAGCCCGGCCCGGGTGGCGGCTGCTGTGACAGTCGGAGCTGTGGCCGCAAACGGAAGCAAGCTTGCAACTTCGAACTTTGGCTCTGTCGTCGACGTCTGGGGTCCCGGAAGGAATGTCCCCGTCGCGTGGATTTCGTCGCCTAGTGCAGCGCTGACCCTGGTGGGGACAACCGCATCAGCTGC CTCTAATGTCGCCGGGATCCTCGCTGTTGCGATCGATAACCACGGAAACAAGAGTCCCGCGGCACTCCAAGCCGACTTGAAGAGCAATGCACAGACCGTGAATGGGTTCTTGATTCCCAAGGTTTGGTAA